GCTAATggtgtgaataaaataataacatacgcccttcaaaaacataaaaacattaacaaaacattttgtacatagtataaaacataaCGAGTCCTAAAATCGCTAAACAGTAACTGTTGGTTATTAGAACAAAAAATAACCTCTCATAACAGGTGATCAAGGCTGAATTGTATACTTTGAAATGTCTTGTCACATTATCAGTGGGCGCATCAGGGTGGTTTAGGAGTACATGACTACGTGtttatgaaaacaaattaaaatgtcCACCGAATGTTTGAAAACAGTATCCATGCTCAGTTTTGAGCTGAATCTAGGCATTCGATAGACAGTGCCTACTTACATGCAATGACGTCATTACATTGACTGTCAATAAACCACAGTAAACAAtacaattttcttattttacacaCATTTAACGAGATTTTGTCAtaagatttataaaaaatacgttttaaCACAGCTTAATTCATATAAACAAGGCATTACTCACAGTTTACTGCTAAATGGGACTAAACCTCCAAGTTTTATGCAGGCTAACCGCGATCACTAGTTGACAGAGACACTAAATAACATGGCGGCATCTTGTAGCAGCCGGTCTAACTGCGTTTGACTCATTTACAAAGTTCAAGACCAACGTAAACCGTGCACAACTCGACGAGCTTTTCTTGTGAAAATCACTTTCCCGTGCAGAGGCAAAATAAATAAGCTCATATCACACACTAAAGGCAAAATGACGTAACATTCTCAACCTTCACGGTCGCATAGTACAAATGGTAGgtacatgaaaatatttgtttttgattGAATTCGACGGTATAGTCTTTTTAGCTTTGGATTTCACACACACTTCATTTACTAATTACACTTTATAATGAGAAAAGCAgtttacagaaaaataaaacgcATTTTATTCTGCTAAAAAGATATAAACGTGACACGCAGTCAAGCAAGCCCGCTCGCtagcgatgggcgttattaaccataactggttatatatgcagttacgagctcgaacagtgatcactcgttttccactacaacaaaaactagtgatattcataacgccatttaaacgatcgaaataggcatcagtcttcaataactcttttaatcacaacgccataaagttaaatcgaattcactcttatgtttaaggcatagcgtcgatgtttggctactttcactactcacgcaaaatcactggttttacaatattcgtaatgacaagtaaccaaacgattttacgttacaattatcacgtttgcttcagaacgttgtgaaaataactagttataaaaatcactagttaagaaactagttattggaaatcacataacgcttacgttacgttatctcaaaaaccgataacgacccatcgctaCCGCTCgctctttttttttctgttcatTTAGTGACAGTGTtaccataaataaaaaataataaaaaacaaataaatgaagTTATTTTTATCTCCTAAATAAACCAAATGAATTTAACTCCTTGTCATTTAAGCCCTAGTCATACACACAAGTTAggtttttaaaacataatgttATTAAATTTGTTATTAAATCACGCAGATTCGTGCAAAAGTGATCAAAAAATATCGTTATACTTAGCAGATTGACTTGCCTTGGCTTGGTAATGCTGTTAGCGTAATGAGTTCGTTTGGTTGGACCATGTATGCCTCAGAGCAAtgtttttacttatttgtaaaatatacttggcAGCTTGTTTCACTAAAAAGATATAAGTTGACATGAAAAGTGACACGAAGATTTgctattaattttattggtACAAACTTATTTTAACAAGCGAcgtgtttaataatttaaatttcggCAAATATTAAGGGTGAATAGTTATTTTAACACGATGGCTTTACCATGGCATATACCTTTGGAAGCTGCACCATCTCTTCAAGAGAAGCCTGCTCCACCACAACCGACACTGCTAAAACATTATTGCAATTTAGATATAAATGATAATCCATGTGAAGAACTTCAAACTGGCCTTATGTGTGATATAGGCACTAGTAATCGAGACTCAGCCACGATCCAACGATTAATTGCTTCTGGCATGACGGTAGCTCGACTAAATCTTCGGGATTTAGAACCAGATGCATGTGCACAGCTTGTTCAGAGCATAAGGCAAGCTGTCTATAATTATAGTGCAGAACTAGAATATTTATATCCTCTAGCTCTTATAGTAGATGTTAAAGGACCAGATATTGTAACTGGGGATCTTAAAGCTGGCCCAAAAGCCACCATAGAAATTCTTGTTAATAATCTTATAAGATTAACAACTGATGCTAGTTGGAGAGAGAGTGGCACTGCTGATTGTTTGTATGTTGGCTACGATCATTTAACTGATTTGCAAAAAGGtgacataatatttattgataGTCTTACACCTGGAAAAATAAGACTAGTTATTTCTGAAGTTGGCGATGATTCAATAGAGTGCATTGTCGCTGAAGGAGGAACTATTGGACCAAAAATGACTGTCAGAATTTCTCATGTGCCTCATGATCTGGATGGTGGAGATGGTCGTGGTGATAGTGCAGACTCTTTATCCTGTAGTAACTCTTCACAAGACCCTTTCGAATATATGGAACAACAAATAGCTTGGGCAGTTGCTTCTGACGTTGATGCTGTACTGGTTCCTAACACACAGAATAGAAATGATATTCATTCAGTTAAAGAAATTCTTTCAGATAAAGGAAAACATATTCTCGTGTTTGCATGTTTAGAAACTACTTTGGGATTACAAAACATTGACGACATTTTAATTGAAGCCGATGGCATTTATGTAGACCGTTGTATTTTGAGTACCGATTTGCctgttgaaaaaatatttatagctCAAAAAATTATCTTATCAAAATGTAATGCTGTCGGTAAACCCTGTTTGTGTAAAGCTGTTATAAATGAACAGATCCCTACGCTATGCGTTACTGATATTGCCAATCTCGTTCTTGATGGTGCAGACGTCTTGTCGCTAGAATTACACTATGACTCGCCTTTGAAGAAATTTGCACCTTCTTATGATGCTGTTCGCATGGCAGAACACTGTTTAGCTGCTGCTGCTGTTATTTGCAGGCATGCAGAGAGAATTAAGTGGCAACAACAAATATACGGGAATTTAGAATTAATGCAAAGTCCTCTAGAAGAACCAACTAAAGCATTGTGTGTTGGAGCTGTTGAACTAGCTACGCGATCTCGAGCCACTGTAATTATTTGTCTGACCAATTCTGGACGTACTGCTAAAATTATTTCACACGCAAGACCAGCTTGTCCTATAGTTGCAGTAACCAGGGCATGTCATACTGCAAGGCAATTGCGTTTCTGGCGAGGTGTCCGCGCCATGCATTACTTTGAAGTAGCAAGAGGCAACTGGAGTGCTGAAGCGGAATCTCGTGTGCGGGCAGCTCTCGATTACTGTAAAGCAAAAAGAATTTTACGAGCAGGTGATCCATATGTGATCGTGACTGGTTCACGTCGAGGCGTTGGGTACTGCGATTCTGTTAGACTTTTGTATGCTAGTGCCCGCGATACTGTCCTTCTAGAGTAAAAAAAACACGCTTTAAATTATGTATTAATAATTGGCACCTACACCTTCAGAAAATTTCcagttttgattattttcttacacGTATTTGGCCGAAGAGATTATATTTCCTTGTATTAAAATTCtttgattttaaattttaataaatataatcactCATTTTAACTTGTTTCAGTAGTCAATTATTAATTAAGCCTGGCTAATATATTTCAATACTTTAGTCAATCAACAAATCTGCTGGTCAGGTAGTACTGACAATATAATTTGATTGCCAGTCTCACTAAACTTCCATCGCAAAGTTCCTTTGTTACCCTTTCCGAAGTCAGAGTAGCTGCAGCCGCTCTTATTATGAAGTATTGTCGTCGTCATGTTGGGAAGTATCTACGAAGATCTGGAGACCATTGGCTCCTAGCTATTACATCCCTTATCgtaaaattgattatttttgcATATCATAATAGAACCAAGGGTTTTTGACTGCATTTCTTGAACGAAACCCGAATCGATCCATGAATTGTAGCATTGGAAAATGGCAACtctgataaaaaaaagaatgtcaAACACATGACATCTGGCATCGcacgatttttttaaattttttgcttGCTTGCTTCATTTTCGTCAACGCTTGCCTGACGTTGTGAATTATTATTACTGCCTGATTAATTAATTACCTTGAATTCAACAGATTATTTGTGTATTTCTTCTGTGTACTTCGGCTACAACATGCCCGGTCTAGAGCCGCCTATGAGTGACGAAGATTATATTATAACAAGAGCTAAAGAAGCGCAGAAACACAATATTCATTCCGCTAAGGCATGGATGCTTACGGCGAAGACTTTGTTTCCctctaattttaaaattcaatttgaaGCTTATTTAATGGAAAAGCAATCTGGAAATGTCCAAGAAGCTGCAGAATGCTTTAGTTCATTGATGATGTCAAGACAAAATCTTCCCGATCTGTTATCCGAGATATCTGCCATCGCAAATGCATTAAAAACTACTGAAACGAGTTTTTTGAGTCAAATGTTTGATAACATAATACCTGATATTCAATTAACCATTCTAAAAACAAGTCTAGAAAATAGCGATGATACTATGGAACACTGTCGGTTACTGGTACTTTTACTGAAAAAGTTTCCACAGCTGGGTGTTGACAGTCTTGTGAAAACGTTAATAAATGCAGAAAAGTTTTTCTATGATAATCGGTATGCTAGATTACTTGTGGTGGAGACCTTACCACTTTTGAGCTCATTAGAATCCCCGAGACTACTTCAACGTTTATTAGTCAAAGCAATAGATTTCTACAACTCTTATGTGTATGATGAAACAGAACATGATATAGCAGACCCATGGCAGAGGCTCTATGGAGTACTTGATTTATTAGGAAGACAACTGGGATGGGACTCATACTTGGTCAACTACAGTAATAGCTTGAATAAAGATACATATTTCCAGAAACTATTGTCTTTGAGAAATTGTGAAGATTGTCGACAACTTTTGTATTGTGGCACAACTTTCTTTTTAAGAGCCCTTTATGAACAACGTTCTATGAAGGGTAATCATATATTAGTGGAAGCATTATTTGATCCTGATCAGCCACCACCCAAAAGAAGGAAAGGTGATGTAGAGGTGACTGGTGCATCTGCACATCAGTTCCAAGCTGCAGCCAACTGCTGGGAGCTGCTGCATAGCAATGAAGTCATTTCCCGTGAATTCTCAAAGTTGACTAGTCAGCTGCAAGTCAAACCATGGACTGAAGGCTTTGTTGAAGAGTTAGCTCTCTTTCGTGGACGTTATGATGAAGCCCTTCCGCCCTCCACTTCCAACTGTCTTGTAAGCAATATTGTGAGAGTTTCGATCAATTTCTCCCTGAAAAAATATGCACCTTGTATTGAAAACATTTTGGGTGCATTACCACAACTTCCAAATGTTGAAGGAGCTTTGGAAACAGAATTAATTATTGGTGGTAAAAATAGACACTTGCACTTTTTGCCACTGAGTAAAATGCCTATTATGCactatttttgtactttgttaaTAAGGATCCTGCTTAATTCAGGAAACAATTCAGATTTAACATATGGACATATTTTAGTGTTGATGCAGCTGGGTTGGCCCCAAGAAGAAGCAATTTTCATCCGAATATTGGATATAATAAGACAAAGTGGTGTTTTTCATTATCACCTCTTCTCagcttatattatacatattgatATATTGGAAGAACTCAGTTTCATATGGAATGAACAGGGGAATAATGTTGCTCTGGACATTCTGCCCAACTCACAGCAACATTTGGGCCAAAGAAGAATTGGTACTCGTGGAGCTGACAAAGGAGTTAAGGAAGACTTCAAACAAGCAATGAAAGCACAAGTATCCAGAAGTAATGAGTCTATATTGAACTTAATGATACAGTTTATAACATCAGAAAGGTCATATCTCTTACAAATATTATGATCACATTGTTTTATGGTTCCTTGTCCACCATATAAATAAAGGACATGGTGAAACGGTTTATGCAAATTACAACACTCCTTTTCTTTAGTAATCTGGttacatacaaaaaatattgtacattggtcaaataaagatttatatgacaaagtaattgtaatttataattattcttaCGAACTTCcttcataggtacctacagctAATAACAGATTGCGTCTCGAGAAATGTAAGGTTTTGATAGGTGAATTCTTTGTGGCAAAGGAGCGTAGTAAATATTTGTCATCCTTTGGTGCCGTGTTGCCTGTTCCATTTTCTTCAGCTGTGACTTCTTCAGTAATTGCTGCGAAGTCCCATAGCTTTATGGTGCAATCTAAAGATCCTGCAAATAGAGGAATAAATATAGAAATCAAGAAACAAATTATAACTCCTGAAAGCAAACTCGTAAGATTTTGCATACATACAAAAAGTAGAGCTACCAGCCATACATACTTAAACCACAGCATATGTCCTATTACGAGTGTGAACTCGTAATCGTGCCTCGCGCCACAAGCCGTCTAATGATACTACTTCGTATTTTAGTACTAAAATATATGTCTACATATGGCCCTTTGGTAATGACTCTGTCTATGACGGAATTATACGCAACTCACACGAGTTACGACTCATTTTGAGTTTTCATAGTTCCCACACTTTTTCTTCCTGCCTGCATATTTATATATGACAGTAATGCAATTCTGCCCCTTTTCAAAAAGGCACtatgtatttattaagtacctatacacaATAGGTTACCTAGAAATATGTAACGCACTTTACGAGCAGGTAAAGTATTCTTCTACTGTgtgggtgtcagggttattattaagcggCCATATAACATGTTCTCGATTATATCCCAATCTACCCCGTtggagatacatccatcgcaacatgaactaagtaccgagctttctgttagttaGACCAACTTTATAGGTGGCGAGttgtatcgctgtctataaaaGGCcatatagtcatcatcatccaagccgtgtccggcgatggcgactcctaaatgtctatcccaggtcgatgttatgataggctctaatgtggctagcaaaaccgaacttcgatttgaaggttcggccacatggcgcacagaataactggccagcagaattaaacgtatagttgtaggagggttTGTGTCGagtctaaatattttttaaacttaagaAACATCTTTGCCtgaggcctcaaactggatgactgcggcggcggcggtgcggggagcggcgcgttcaaatgctaagatttatattgaagtgttctcgatggcagcg
This portion of the Pectinophora gossypiella chromosome 1, ilPecGoss1.1, whole genome shotgun sequence genome encodes:
- the LOC126366155 gene encoding pyruvate kinase-like, with product MALPWHIPLEAAPSLQEKPAPPQPTLLKHYCNLDINDNPCEELQTGLMCDIGTSNRDSATIQRLIASGMTVARLNLRDLEPDACAQLVQSIRQAVYNYSAELEYLYPLALIVDVKGPDIVTGDLKAGPKATIEILVNNLIRLTTDASWRESGTADCLYVGYDHLTDLQKGDIIFIDSLTPGKIRLVISEVGDDSIECIVAEGGTIGPKMTVRISHVPHDLDGGDGRGDSADSLSCSNSSQDPFEYMEQQIAWAVASDVDAVLVPNTQNRNDIHSVKEILSDKGKHILVFACLETTLGLQNIDDILIEADGIYVDRCILSTDLPVEKIFIAQKIILSKCNAVGKPCLCKAVINEQIPTLCVTDIANLVLDGADVLSLELHYDSPLKKFAPSYDAVRMAEHCLAAAAVICRHAERIKWQQQIYGNLELMQSPLEEPTKALCVGAVELATRSRATVIICLTNSGRTAKIISHARPACPIVAVTRACHTARQLRFWRGVRAMHYFEVARGNWSAEAESRVRAALDYCKAKRILRAGDPYVIVTGSRRGVGYCDSVRLLYASARDTVLLE
- the LOC126366146 gene encoding integrator complex subunit 10 → MPGLEPPMSDEDYIITRAKEAQKHNIHSAKAWMLTAKTLFPSNFKIQFEAYLMEKQSGNVQEAAECFSSLMMSRQNLPDLLSEISAIANALKTTETSFLSQMFDNIIPDIQLTILKTSLENSDDTMEHCRLLVLLLKKFPQLGVDSLVKTLINAEKFFYDNRYARLLVVETLPLLSSLESPRLLQRLLVKAIDFYNSYVYDETEHDIADPWQRLYGVLDLLGRQLGWDSYLVNYSNSLNKDTYFQKLLSLRNCEDCRQLLYCGTTFFLRALYEQRSMKGNHILVEALFDPDQPPPKRRKGDVEVTGASAHQFQAAANCWELLHSNEVISREFSKLTSQLQVKPWTEGFVEELALFRGRYDEALPPSTSNCLVSNIVRVSINFSLKKYAPCIENILGALPQLPNVEGALETELIIGGKNRHLHFLPLSKMPIMHYFCTLLIRILLNSGNNSDLTYGHILVLMQLGWPQEEAIFIRILDIIRQSGVFHYHLFSAYIIHIDILEELSFIWNEQGNNVALDILPNSQQHLGQRRIGTRGADKGVKEDFKQAMKAQVSRSNESILNLMIQFITSERSYLLQIL